A portion of the Lolium rigidum isolate FL_2022 chromosome 1, APGP_CSIRO_Lrig_0.1, whole genome shotgun sequence genome contains these proteins:
- the LOC124684982 gene encoding homogentisate 1,2-dioxygenase-like has translation MSNSSPNDPRPPPPPPQLEGDDTYRYLSGLGNSFSSEAVPGSLPVGQNSPLLCPLGLYAEQLSGTSFTTPRHRNLRTWLYRIKPSVTHEPFHPRDPPNRRLVGDFDDRTTTVATPTQLRWRPQEVPRAPPHVDFVDGLYTICGAGSSFLRHGFAVHMYAANKSMDGCAFCNADGDFLIVPQQGKLLITTECGKMLVPPGEIVVIPQGFRFAVDLPDGPSRGYVSEIFGAHFQLPDLGPIGANGLASARDFLSPTAWFEQAHRPGYVIVQKYGGELFTATQDFSPFNVVAWHGNYVPYKYDLSKFCPFNTVLFDHADPSVNTVLTAPTDKPGAALLDFVIFPPRWLVAENTFRPPYYHRNCMSEFMGLIYGIYEAKADGFLPGGASLHNCMTPHGPDTKTYEATISRLGGDANEPSRLRGTLAFMFESALIPRVCRWALESPSRDLDYYQCWIGLKSHFSQEEVHGDDGPAATGGNKDDKN, from the exons ATGTCCAACTCCAGCCCCAACGACccacggccaccgccgccgccgccgcagctcgaGGGCGACGACACCTACAGGTACCTGTCGGGGCTGGGCAACAGCTTCTCGTCGGAGGCGGTGCCGGGCTCCCTCCCAGTCGGCCAGAACAGCCCGCTGCTCTGCCCGCTCGGCCTCTACGCCGAGCAGCTCTCCGGCACCTCCTTCACCACCCCGCGCCACCGCAACCTCCGCAC GTGGCTGTACCGGATCAAGCCGTCGGTGACCCACGAGCCCTTCCACCCGCGGGACCCGCCCAACCGCCGCCTCGTCGGGGACTTCGACGACCGCACCACCACCGTCGCCACCCCCACCCAGCTCCGCTGGAGGCCCCAAGAGGTGCCGCGCGCCCCGCCGCATGTCGACTTCGTCGACGGCCTCTACACCATCTGCGGCGCCGGCAGCTCCTTCCTCCGACACGGATTCGCAGTCCACAT GTATGCTGCCAACAAGTCTATGGATGGATGCGCCTTCTGCAACGCCGACGGTGATTTCCTCATTGTGCCTCAGCAAGGAA AGTTATTGATCACAACTGAATGCGGAAAGATGCTAGTGCCGCCCGGTGAAATTGTGGTCATTCCTCAAGGTTTCCGATTCGCTGTCGACTTGCCTGACGGCCCTTCGCGTGGCTATGTTTCCGAGATTTTTGGTGCCCACTTCCAGCTCCCTGATCTTGGCCCAATTG GTGCTAATGGTTTGGCTTCTGCGAGGGATTTCCTTTCTCCCACAGCATGGTTTGAGCAAGCACACCGCCCTGGATACGTAATAGTGCAGAAGTATGGTGGTGAGCTATTCACCGCCACACAGGACTTTTCGCCGTTTAATGTGGTAGCGTGGCATGGAAATTATGTCCCGTACAAG TACGATCTGAGTAAGTTCTGTCCATTTAATACCGTCTTGTTTGATCACGCCGACCCATCAGTAAACACAG TGCTAACTGCTCCAACTGATAAGCCTGGCGCCGCACTACTTGATTTTGTGATATTCCCTCCACGATGGCTTGTCGCCGAGAACACGTTCCGTCCTCCGTACTATCATCGCAACTGCATGAGCGAGTTCATGGGTTTGATCTATGGGATATATGAG GCTAAAGCCGATGGTTTTCTCCCCGGAGGTGCCAGCCTCCACAACTGCATGACACCGCACGGACCGGACACCAAGACGTACGAGGCAACAATCAGCAGGCTCGGTGGAGACGCAAACGAGCCGTCGAGGCTGCGCGGCACTCTGGCTTTCATGTTCGAGTCGGCACTGATCCCCCGTGTGTGCCGTTGGGCTCTCGAGTCGCCGTCCCGGGACCTCGACTACTACCAGTGCTGGATTGGGCTCAAGTCCCACTTCTCACAAGAGGAAGTTCATGGAGACGATGGACCTGCGGCAACCGGCGGCAACAAGGATGACAAGAACTAA
- the LOC124667941 gene encoding uncharacterized protein At4g28440-like, translating to MSTTRRPTSNRRATASGPAPQPGSSSTGPRPAAPAAAGPVKLRKPVFTTVDKLEPMTEGNNLVARVLSARTVLDKPLPNLTTFRRTQVAECLVGDHTGTVLFTARNHQIEMVKPGNTVIFRNARIDMFKDTMRLAVDKWGLIEVIEEPAGFKVNEDNNVSKVEYELVNVVPEKPKKAEKANVKSEKANVKPEKANVKQEERY from the exons ATGTCGACCACCAGGCGCCCTACCTCCAACCGCCGCGCGACCGCCTCCGGCCCCGCGCCGCAGcccggcagcagcagcacaggCCCCCgtcccgccgcccccgccgccgccggccccgtgAAGCTGCGCAAGCCCGTCTTCACCACCGTCGACAAGCTCGAGCCCATGACGGAGGGCAACAACCTCGTCGCCCGCGTCCTCTCCGCCCGCACCGTCCTCGACAAGCCCCtccccaacctcaccaccttccgccGCACCCAGGTCGCCGAGTGCCTCGTCGGGGACCACACCGGCACCGTCCTCTTCACCGCCCGCAACCACCAGA TTGAGATGGTGAAGCCAGGGAACACAGTGATCTTCCGCAATGCCAGGATCGACATGTTCAAGGATACAATGAGGCTGGCGGTGGACAAGTGGGGCCTGATTGAGGTGATCGAGGAGCCTGCTGGCTTCAAGGTGAATGAGGACAACAACGTATCGAAGGTGGAGTACGAGCTGGTGAACGTGGTGCCGGAGAAGCCGAAGAAGGCGGAGAAGGCGAATGTGAAGTCGGAGAAGGCAAATGTGAAGCCGGAGAAGGCGAATGTGAAGCAGGAGGAGCGTTATTGA
- the LOC124684983 gene encoding peroxisomal acyl-coenzyme A oxidase 1-like, translating to MALLDGGEVDHLAGERATALFDVDAMKVAWAGSRHAVEVNDRMARLVASDPVFRKDTRTMLSRKELFKDTLKKAAHAWKRIVELRLTEEEANLLRLYVDQPGYVDLHWGMFVPAIKGQGTEEQQQKWLPMAYKFQIIGCYAQTELGHGSNVQGLETTATFDPNTDEFIMHSPTLTSSKWWPGGLGKASTHAVVYARLITEGKDYGIHGFIVQLRSLDDHSPLPGITLGDIGGKFGSGAYNSMDNGVLRFDHVRIPRDQMLMRLSQVTRDGKYVHSDVPKQLLYGTMVYVRQTIVADASKALSRAVCIAVRYSAIRKQFGSQAGGPETQVLNYKTQQSRLFPLLASAYAYRFVGEWLKWLYTDVTQKLQAKDFSTLPEAHACTAGLKSVTTSATADAIEECRKLCGGHGYLNSSGLPELFAVYVPACTYEGDNVVLLLQVARFLMKTVSQLASGKQPVGTTAYMGNIQYLMQCKSAVNTAEDWLNPAAIKEVFEARALRMAVNCAQNISKAPSQEEGFSELSPDLLESAVAHVQLIIVTKFIEKLQQDIIGHGVKDQLQNLCNIYALHLLHKHLGDFLSTGCITPKQGALANEQLGKLYAQVRPNAVALVDAFDYTDHYLASVLGRYDGNVYPALYEEAWKDPLNETVVPDGYQEHLRPLLKQQLKLSRL from the exons ATGGCGCTGTTGGACGGAGGGGAGGTGGACCACCTCGCCGGGGAGAGGGCCACGGCGCTGTTCGACGTCGACGCCATGAAGGTCGCCTGGGCCGGCTCGCGCCACGCCGTCGAGGTCAACGACCGCATGGCCCGACTCGTCGCATCAGACCCT GTGTTCCGCAAGGACACAAGGACGATGCTCTCCAGGAAGGAGCTGTTCAAGGACACGCTCAAGAAGGCGGCACACGCGTGGAAGCGCATCGTGGAGTTACGCCTTACAG AAGAGGAAGCAAATTTGCTGAGGCTGTACGTTGACCAGCCTGGTTACGTTGATCTCCACTGG GGCATGTTTGTTCCTGCTATAAAAGGGCAAGGAACCGAAGAGCAACAGCAAAAGTGGTTACCAATGGCGTACAAGTTCCAAATTATTGGATGCTATGCTCAGACTGAACTTGGCCATGGTTCAAATGTCCAGGGTCTTGAGACAACTGCCACATTTGATCCAAATACCGATGAGTTTATTATGCACAGCCCCACTCTGACCTCTAGCAAG TGGTGGCCTGGTGGCCTGGGAAAAGCTTCCACTCATGCAGTTGTGTATGCTCGTCTGATAACGGAAGGAAAAGACTATGGCATACATG GTTTCATTGTGCAGTTGCGTAGCTTAGATGACCACTCTCCGCTTCCGGGCATTACTCTTGGTGATATTGGTGGGAAATTTGGCAGTGGTGCATATAACAGCATGGATAATGGTGTTCTGCGCTTTGACCATGTGCGCATCCCAAGGGATCAAATGTTGATGAG GCTTTCTCAAGTTACAAGGGATGGAAAATATGTACACTCAGATGTACCAAAGCAGCTGCTTTATGGTACAATGGTTTATGTTCGCCAAACAATTGTTGCAGATGCTTCTAAGGCTTTGTCCCGTGCTGTTTGCATTGCTGTAAGGTATAGTGCTATCCGAAAGCAGTTCGGTTCCCAAGCTGGCGGCCCTGAGACTCAG GTCCTCAATTACAAGACTCAACAAAGTAGGCTCTTTCCTTTGCTCGCTTCAGCTTATGCATATAGATTTGTGGGTGAATGGCTCAAGTGGCTATACACGGATGTCACACAGAAGCTGCAAGCTAAGGATTTCTCAACACTGCCTGAGGCTCATGCGTGTACTGCTGGGCTGAAGTCTGTGACAACATCGGCAACAGCT GATGCAATTGAAGAATGCCGAAAATTGTGTGGTGGGCATGGTTACCTGAACAGCAGTGGGCTTCCTGAACTGTTCGCGGTCTATGTTCCTGCTTGCACTTATGAAGGAGACAATGTTGTTTTGCTTTTGCAG GTTGCAAGGTTCTTAATGAAGACTGTTTCTCAGTTGGCCTCTGGGAAGCAACCTGTTGGTACAACAGCATACATGGGCAACATACAGTACTTGATGCAATGCAAGAGTGCTGTAAATACAG CTGAAGACTGGCTTAATCCTGCTGCCATAAAGGAGGTGTTTGAAGCTAGAGCGCTGAGGATGGCAGTAAATTGTGCCCAGAACATAAGCAAGGCCCCAAGCCAAGAAGAAG GTTTTTCTGAGCTCTCCCCTGATTTACTTGAGTCTGCTGTGGCCCATGTCCAGTTGATTATTGTGACCAA GTTCATCGAGAAGCTGCAGCAGGACATCATTGGCCATGGAGTGAAGGATCAGCTCCAGAACCTCTGCAACATCTACGCGCTCCATCTTCTCCACAAGCACTTGGGCGACTTCCTGTCGACGGGGTGCATCACGCCCAAGCAGGGAGCGCTGGCAAACGAGCAGCTCGGAAAGCTCTACGCCCAG GTGCGGCCTAACGCGGTGGCGCTGGTTGACGCGTTTGACTACACAGACCACTACCTGGCTTCCGTCCTGGGGCGGTACGACGGGAATGTGTACCCCGCGCTGTATGAGGAGGCGTGGAAGGACCCTTTGAACGAGACGGTGGTGCCGGACGGGTACCAGGAGCACCTCCGGCCGCTGCTCAAGCAGCAGCTCAAGCTGTCGAGGCTATGA
- the LOC124684981 gene encoding protein MEI2-like 2: protein MDPRSPAPFSPPGFAVPLAVKKRQTAAGYGSSNPWGVPPAPQSNARNGLSGDTSIFSTSLPVLPHEKLISPDSAHATPLVMDDASAKLKDFDHDPLGNDDYKFDFDLRQIDDLLPDEDDLFAGITNEIEPSAAQPNNPAEELEEFDVFGSGGGMELDSDPLESITSGLGNTSIGDGLRGSNGVNNNFGLSNSPGAVAGEHPFGEHPSRTLFVRNINSNVEDSELRSLFEQFGDIRTLYTATKHRGFVMISYFDIRAARGAMRSLQNKPLRRRKLDIHFSIPKENPSDKDLNQGTLVIFNLDPSVSNEEVRQIFGAYGEVKEIRETPNKKHHKFIEFYDVRAAEAALRSLNKSEIAGKRIKLEPSRPGGTRRSLVQQLGHELEQDEPRGYRNPHVGSPMANSPPGVWTQYGSPTDSNLLQAFNNSPTGNGMSPIGISPSMMSNAMKIAPIGKDSNWSKYDQVFSNSNHSLGAAFQHSQSYQDHKSEHMSSSPGTLTGPEFLWGSPKPYPEHSQPSMWRPPSIGHAMSSSSRPQGQGFLYGSRQASLFGSSDQNRHHVGSAPSGAPFESHFGFLPESPETSFMNQVRFGNIGNIGTNRNGGGLMMNMASRASLNPVSSLSGSLSDNNSANFRPILSSPRLSQPFFGNPTYQGPGYFGLDSSMDRGRNRRVDSSVFQADSKKQYQLDLEKIRKGEDTRTTLMIKNIPNKYTSKMLLAAIDELHKGTYDFFYLPIDFKNKCNVGYAFINMISPVHIISFYQAFNGKKWEKFNSEKVASLAYGRIQGRNALISHFQNSSLMNEDKRCRPILFHSNGPETGNQEPFPNGICIHMPLDGGAVASREPLGYEEDDNPNDKMAGESSMMGSL, encoded by the exons ATGGACCCTCGGTCGCCGGCCCCGTTCAGTCCACCAG GTTTTGCGGTGCCGCTCGCGGTCAAGAAGCGGCAGACGGCGGCGGGATATGGCAGCAGCAACCCGTGGGGAGTCCCTCCGGCGCCGCAGTCCAACGCGCGCAATGGCCTCAGCGGCGACACCAGCATCTTCTCCACCTCGCTGCCTGTTCTTCCGCATGAAAAAT TAATCTCTCCTGATTCTGCGCATGCCACACCTCTGGTGATGGACGACGCCTCTGCAAAGCTCAAGGACTTCGACCATGATCCTCTAGGGAACGATGACTACAAGTTTGACTTTGATCTCCGGCAAATCGACGACTTGCTGCCTGATGAAGACGACCTTTTCGCGGGGATCACAAACGAGATCGAGCCGTCGGCTGCGCAGCCAAACAACCCTGCCGAGGAGCTGGAGGAGTTTGATGTGTTTGGCAGCGGAGGGGGCATGGAGCTCGACTCGGACCCTCTGGAGAGCATCACGTCTGGTCTGGGGAACACCAGCATCGGGGATGGGCTCAGAGGCAGCAATGGGGTCAACAACAATTTCGGCCTCTCAAACAGTCCTGGGGCTGTGGCTGGGGAGCATCCCTTTGGGGAGCACCCTTCAAGGACATTGTTTGTCAGGAACATTAATAGCAATGTTGAGGACTCCGAGCTGCGCTCTCTGTTTGAG CAATTTGGGGATATTCGAACCCTTTACACTGCAACAAAGCATAGGGGCTTTGTAATGATATCTTATTTCGATATCCGAGCTGCTCGTGGTGCAATGCGTTCATTGCAGAATAAGCCTCTGAGGAGGAGAAAGCTGGACATACATTTTTCTATCCCAAAG GAGAATCCATCCGACAAAGATTTAAACCAGGGAACTCTTGTTATTTTCAACTTAGATCCATCTGTTTCTAATGAAGAAGTTCGCCAAATTTTCGGAGCATATGGTGAAGTAAAGGAG ATAAGAGAGACGCCTAACAAAAAACACCATAAGTTTATTGAGTTCTATGATGTGAGGGCAGCAGAAGCTGCTCTTCGGTCACTGAATAAGAGCGAGATTGCTGGAAAACGCATCAAATTGGAGCCAAGTCGCCCTGGTGGAACACGCAGAAG CTTGGTGCAACAGCTTGGTCATGAACTTGAACAAGATGAACCCAGAGGATATAGGAATCCTCATGTTGGATCGCCTATGGCTAATTCTCCTCCTG GCGTATGGACTCAATATGGTAGTCCAACCGATAGCAATTTGTTGCAAGCATTTAACAATTCACCTACTGGAAATGGAATGAGCCCTATTGGAATCTCCCCTTCAATGATGTCAAATGCTATGAAGATTGCACCCATCGGGAAGGATAGCAACTGGTCTAAATATGATCAAGTATTCTCAAACAGCAACCACTCCCTTGGTGCTGCATTTCAGCATTCCCAGTCATATCAAGATCACAAAAGTGAGCATATGAGCTCAAGTCCTGGGACTTTAACAGGGCCTGAGTTTCTGTGGGGCAGCCCAAAGCCTTATCCGGAACATTCTCAACCCTCAATGTGGCGTCCACCATCAATTGGTCATGCAATGTCATCTAGTAGCCGCCCTCAGGGTCAAGGCTTCTTGTATGGTAGTCGCCAGGCTTCATTGTTTGGATCGTCAGATCAAAACCGTCATCATGTTGGGTCTGCCCCTTCAGGTGCTCCATTCGAGAGTCACTTTGGATTTTTACCTGAATCGCCCGAGACGTCTTTTATGAATCAAGTTAGGTTTGGGAATATTGGGAACATTGGTACTAACCGAAATGGGGGAGGCCTCATGATGAACATGGCTTCTCGTGCTTCTCTAAATcctgtttcttctctaagtggaaGCCTGTCAGATAATAACTCAGCTAACTTCAGGCCAATACTGTCATCACCAAGGTTGAGCCAACCTTTCTTTGGGAATCCTACATATCAAGGGCCTGGTTATTTCGGACTTGACAGCTCAATGGACCGTGGCCGTAACCGCCGGGTTGACAGCAGCGTGTTCCAAGCAGATAGCAAAAAGCAGTATCAGCTTGATTTGGAGAAGATCCGTAAAGGGGAGGATACTCGGACAACATTGATGATTAAAAACATTCCAAACAA GTACACATCTAAAATGCTTTTAGCTGCAATCGATGAGCTCCACAAAGGAACATATGACTTCTTCTACCTGCCAATTGATTTCAAG AACAAATGCAATGTCGGCTATGCGTTCATTAACATGATATCCCCTGTGCACATTATATCTTTCTACCAG GCGTTCAATGGGAAGAAATGGGAGAAGTTTAACAGCGAGAAAGTAGCCTCATTGGCTTATGGTAGGATACAGGGAAGGAACGCACTTATCTCACATTTTCAGAATTCAAGTTTGATGAACGAGGACAAGAGATGCCGCCCCATTCTTTTCCATTCCAATGGGCCAGAGACTGGAAACCAG GAACCATTTCCCAACGGGATCTGCATCCACATGCCTCTGGATGGCGGGGCAGTTGCCAGCAGGGAGCCCCTCGGCTACGAAGAGGATGATAATCCCAACGACAAGATGGCCGGAGAGAGTTCCATGATGGGAAGTTTGTAG
- the LOC124704531 gene encoding GDSL esterase/lipase At5g45950-like, producing MRGFAIVVAAALLLAGELHCARAAPSPAEASATPSPPLPTEAPQPEAPLQAPQPPRRATAPPQPRRRPHGPPHGRAPPPAVPRGQDPPLPPPRPVAPPRPNPPSPPRQVVPPQEPALAAPPPPPPRARTNNYTVGCTTLLIFGDSTVDPGNNNRLRTTAKANFLPYGINFYGRRPTGRFSNGRLATDMLADKLGIQRTVPGFLDPTTKLGQLRKGVSFASAGSGYDDITASTLSALPFRRQLWHFWRYKLLIRALHGPRRAERLVNRATFIISAGTNDMLLNYIASNRSAGPIGMLRYENNLISRLGNYTQVMRMLGGRRFLFVGLPPIGCLPIARTLLGRGPDGCDSNLNQLAASFNSRLIQLSNFINYQPRLRSAYIDTYTIIRAATDNPQSYGLSEVSRGCCGSGMIEVGQTCRGRRTCPDPSKYLYWDAVHPTETTYQLITSLMLDSIAGLYS from the exons ATGAGGGGTTTTGCGATTGTTGTAGCAGCAGCGCTGCTGCTTGCCGGAGAGCTGCATTGCGCAAGAGCAGCACCCTCACCAGCAGAGGCGTCGGCaacaccatctccaccgctgccaaCAGAGGCACCGCAGCCAGAAGCACCACTGCAGGCTCCTCAACCACCGCGGCGCGCAACAGCACCACCGCAGCCACGGCGACGGCCACACGGACCGCCGCACGGACGAGCCCCGCCGCCAGCGGTTCCTCGGGGGCAGGATCCACCGCTGCCACCACCACGGCcagtggctcctccgaggcccaaCCCTCCGTCACCACCACGGCAGGTTGTGCCTCCACAGGAACCCGCATTGgcggcaccaccgccaccgccacccagGGCGAGGACCAACAATTACACTGTcggctgcactacactcctcatATTTGGGGACTCGACAGTGGATCCTGGAAACAACAACCGTCTGAGGACGACCGCCAAGGCGAACTTCCTGCCCTACGGCATCAACTTCTATGGCCGGAGGCCGACTGGACGCTTCTCGAATGGCAGGCTAGCCACCGATATGCTGG CGGATAAGCTTGGCATACAGAGGACTGTTCCAGGCTTTCTTGACCCGACGACGAAGCTGGGCCAGCTCAGGAAGGGTGTGAGCTTTGCATCGGCAGGATCTGGATACGACGATATCACTGCCAGCACATTA AGCGCGTTGCCATTTCGGAGACAATTATGGCACTTCTGGCGCTACAAGCTACTGATCCGAGCATTGCACGGACCGAGAAGAGCGGAGAGGCTTGTTAACAGGGCTACCTTCATCATAAGCGCTGGCACAAATGACATGCTTCTGAACTACATCGCATCAAACCGGTCAGCTGGTCCTATTGGCATGCTGCGTTATGAGAACAACCTGATATCACGCCTCGGCAACTATACCCAG GTGATGAGAATGCTTGGAGGGAGAAGATTCTTATTTGTCGGGCTACCACCGATCGGATGTTTACCGATAGCGAGAACATTGCTTGGAAGGGGCCCAGATGGATGCGACAGCAACTTAAACCAGCTAGCGGCTTCCTTCAACTCGAGGCTGATTCAGCTATCGAATTTCATCAACTATCAACCCCGGTTAAGAAGTGCCTACATAGACACCTACACAATCATACGGGCGGCAACAGATAACCCTCAGAGTTATG GGTTGTCGGAGGTATCAAGAGGGTGCTGCGGATCAGGGATGATCGAAGTTGGTCAGACATGCAGAGGGCGAAGGACATGCCCAGATCCTAGCAAGTATCTCTACTGGGATGCCGTCCATCCAACAGAGACAACATACCAACTTATCACAAGTCTGATGCTGGACTCCATTGCTGGACTCTACAGCTAG